The genomic window GGCGCCCGCTGCGCCCAAAGCCAAACCGGCGCCGCCCAGGAAGCCCGCGGCCAAGGCTCGACCAGGCGCGAAGTCCCGGCCGGCAAGGAGGCGCTCATGATCCCGGCATCGTTCGACTACGAAGCTCCCCGCACGTTAGGCGAGGCGCTGGCCATGCTGGCCTCGCGTCCGGACGCCAAGCTGCTCGCCGGCGGACACAGCCTGCTGCCGGCCATGAAGCTGCGCGTCGCCGGCGCCGGCACGCTGATCGACCTCGGTCGCATCTCCGGCTTGAGCTACATTCGCCATACCGGCGACGGCTTCGCTATCGGCGCCATGACCCGCCATGCCGAGATTGCCGGTTCCAACCTGCTGCACGCGCTCTGTCCGCTGCTGGCGCAGGCCGCTTCTGCAATCGGCGACGTACAGGTGCGCAACGCCGGCACCCTCGGTGGCTCCCTCGCCGCCGCCCACCCGGCGGCCGACTATCCCGCTGCCGTGCTGGCGCTCGACGGCGAGATGGTTGCCATGAGCCAGCACGGCGACCGCGTCATCCCTGCGCGCAATTTCTTCACCGGCCTGTTCACCACCGCGCTCAAGGCGGATGAGATCCTCACCGAAGTGCGGGTGCGAGCGACCGCCGGTTCCGGCTCCGCCTACAGGAAGTTTCGCCATCCCGCTTCCGGCTTTGCTGTGGTCGGAGTGGCCGCCAACGTGTGGATGGCGAACGCGAAGATCGTCTCCGCCTCGGTCGGCATCACCGGAGTGGGCGAACGCGCCTACCGCGCCACTGCCGTGGAGAACTCGCTCCGCGGCAAGCCGGTGAGCGGCATCGCCGCCGCCAGCGACCGCGCCGCCGAGGGCGTCTCGGCGCTTGCGGACAACTTTGCTTCCGCGGAATATCGGCAGCATCTGGCCCGCGTCTTCACCCGTCGCGCGCTCGAGGCAGCCGCCGCAGGCTAGAAGGCGGAAGCGGGAAGCTGTTATTCTCTCGGGGTCATGGTTTTTCCCAAGGAGAGTGAGCGTGAAAGGTGATCCGAAGGTCATTGCCGTGCTGGGCGAGGTGCTGAAGGCGGAACTGACCGCCATCAACCAGTATTTTCTGCACGCCGAGATGTGCCACAACTGGCGCTACGAGAAGCTCTATGGCTTCATCCGCAAGGAAGCAGTCGACGAAATGAAGCACGCCGAGCAGCTCATGGAGCGCATTCTCTACCTAGACTCCACGCCCAACATGAGCGCCTACTTCAAGATCAACATCGGCAAGAGTGTTCCCGAGCAGTTCAAGAACGACCTGCAACTGGAGTACGAGGCCGTCAAGCGCCTGAACGAAGGCATCAAGACCTGCGACGCCCACGGCGACGGCGGTTCCCGCGAGCTCCTGGAGCACATCCTGGTGGACGAAGAGGGACACGTCGACTGGCTCGAGGCCCAGCTCCATGCCATCGACGAAATGGGCATCGAGAACTACCTTGCCCAGCAGCTCCACGGCGAAGAAGAGGAATAACCCGCCCAACCGCGCTCACTCCTGCCGGTCCGCCCAGCACGGCCGCCGTCGGGCCCTGCGCTAGAATAGGACTCGCCGCAATGCTTCCCTGAATTGTGCGCGCGTCGCGGAGAGATGGCCGAGTGGCTGAAGGCGCACGCTTGGAAAGCGTGTTTACTCGAAAGGGTAACGAGGGTTCGAATCCCTCTCTCTCCGCCATCTAGACCTGGGCTTTCGCGCTACGCTCTCATTTCCTGCCCGCATCCGGAGGAGCTCCCATGAGGGTACCCCCCGTGCATTGCCGGGTGCGCGATCTGAAGGCGCGGAATTCGAGCGCAAGAACCGGATAGCTTGCGCAGCGGCATGCCGCTACCGTAGCGGCATGCATAAGACGATCGAACCAACCATCCTCTACTTCGGCACGCCGGTGGCGTTGATCTCGACCCTGAACGAGGACGACACGGTGAACCTGGCGCCGATGTCTTCCGCCTGGTGGCTGGGCTGGAGCTGCATGTTGGGGCTGGGCTCCATGGGCAAGACCTCGGACAACCTGATTCGCACGCGCGAGTGCGTCATCAACCTTCCGTCGGAAGAGCAGGTGACCCACGTCGACCGGTTGGCGCTCACCACCGGCAAGAATCCCGTCCCGGAGAAGAAGCTGAGCTGGGGATACCGTTATGAGCCGGACAAGCTGGGCATCGCAGGGTTCACCCCCGTGCCGTCGCTCCGGGTGCAGCCGCCGCGGATCGCCGAGTGTCCGGTGCACATGGAAGGCGTGGTGCACGAGGTGCGTCCTTTCGGCAAGAACGTCTCGGCGAACGCGTTCGAAGTGCACATCGTGAGGCTGCACGTCGAAGAATCGTTGCTGGTGGGCGACGAACCGCGCCCCCATATCGATCCGGTGAAGTGGCGCCCGCTCATCATGAGCTTCTGCCGGTTCTTTGGCGTTGGCCCTGAAGTGCACCCCTCGCGGCTGGCGGAATCCGACTTCATGAAGTTCGTGCGAGGAGGAACAGCGCCGCCTGGCGTGGTGCAGCGTGCCGGCTAGCGGCCGTTGCCCGAGCTAGCGTCGGTCGGGCGCAGAAACTCCGCCATGTAGTGGCGCATGCCGAGCGCTGCGGCGAAGACGGCGATTCCCAGCAACAACCAGGTGTCGGCGCGCTTGAGTTCTCCCGTGATCCACTCCAGGCTGCCCGTGAAACCATAGCCGATCCCGCCCAGGACCACTGCCCAGACCACGCAATTCACGGCATCCAGCGCCAGGAAACGGTGGTAGGGGAGGCGGCGCATCCCCCAGAAAAACATGATGGCGACCCGGGCGCCGTACACGTAGCGGGCGAAGAACAGCGACCAGGTGCCGTAGCGCTTGGCCGCCCTTTCGATGCGCGGCAGCACCCGCTGTCCGTGGGCGGTGGTGAGCCAGCGACGCGCCGTGCCGTGTCCCAGCCAGAAATAGAAGAGGTCGCCGGCCAGGCCTCCTCCCGCGCCCACGGCCAGGGCCGGTCCGGCTCGCCAGATGCCCAGGTGCACCAGCATGCCCGCCAGCATCAGGCTCATATCGCCTTCCACGGCCGCCGCGAAAAACAGCGCCCACAGGCCGTAGGTGCTTAGAAATGTCTCCAGCTCGGTCATGCGTGACCCGATATCAAACCGCAGTGGGAGCGAAGATGCAAGCTGCGAGTTGCGAGTAGCCAGTGCCCAGTGCCCAGTACCCAGTACCCAGTACCCAGTACCCAGTACCCAGTACCCAGTACCCAGTACCCAGTACCAGCGAGACTCGCGGAAAAATCTTCTGGTTAGCGAAACTTTCCGGCGACTGG from Terriglobales bacterium includes these protein-coding regions:
- a CDS encoding flavin reductase family protein, whose translation is MHKTIEPTILYFGTPVALISTLNEDDTVNLAPMSSAWWLGWSCMLGLGSMGKTSDNLIRTRECVINLPSEEQVTHVDRLALTTGKNPVPEKKLSWGYRYEPDKLGIAGFTPVPSLRVQPPRIAECPVHMEGVVHEVRPFGKNVSANAFEVHIVRLHVEESLLVGDEPRPHIDPVKWRPLIMSFCRFFGVGPEVHPSRLAESDFMKFVRGGTAPPGVVQRAG
- a CDS encoding VTT domain-containing protein, which translates into the protein MTELETFLSTYGLWALFFAAAVEGDMSLMLAGMLVHLGIWRAGPALAVGAGGGLAGDLFYFWLGHGTARRWLTTAHGQRVLPRIERAAKRYGTWSLFFARYVYGARVAIMFFWGMRRLPYHRFLALDAVNCVVWAVVLGGIGYGFTGSLEWITGELKRADTWLLLGIAVFAAALGMRHYMAEFLRPTDASSGNGR
- a CDS encoding xanthine dehydrogenase family protein subunit M, which encodes MIPASFDYEAPRTLGEALAMLASRPDAKLLAGGHSLLPAMKLRVAGAGTLIDLGRISGLSYIRHTGDGFAIGAMTRHAEIAGSNLLHALCPLLAQAASAIGDVQVRNAGTLGGSLAAAHPAADYPAAVLALDGEMVAMSQHGDRVIPARNFFTGLFTTALKADEILTEVRVRATAGSGSAYRKFRHPASGFAVVGVAANVWMANAKIVSASVGITGVGERAYRATAVENSLRGKPVSGIAAASDRAAEGVSALADNFASAEYRQHLARVFTRRALEAAAAG
- the bfr gene encoding bacterioferritin, which codes for MKGDPKVIAVLGEVLKAELTAINQYFLHAEMCHNWRYEKLYGFIRKEAVDEMKHAEQLMERILYLDSTPNMSAYFKINIGKSVPEQFKNDLQLEYEAVKRLNEGIKTCDAHGDGGSRELLEHILVDEEGHVDWLEAQLHAIDEMGIENYLAQQLHGEEEE